Proteins from a single region of Corylus avellana chromosome ca11, CavTom2PMs-1.0:
- the LOC132166199 gene encoding cucumber peeling cupredoxin-like — protein MARRLNMVFLLVAAALLQSAAAQTAYVVGDALGWTVPPTADTYSNWAANKTFGVGDILVFNFVTNNHDVARVNKANYDSCSSASPISRQTTGPANITIGETGEHYYICTVTGHCSGGQKLAINVTAALSPAPQPSAPSPATPPSTATPPSTATPPSTATPPSTATPPSTATPPSTATPPSTATPPSTATPPSTATPPSSSTSPPSPTIATPPSSGTPPSTPSPTTSPPPPSGATSLGVTGFCATSLSIVIALLF, from the exons ATGGCAAGAAGATTAAAcatggtttttcttttggtagcAGCAGCTTTGCTACAGAGCGCTGCGGCGCAGACGGCGTATGTGGTGGGTGACGCTTTGGGATGGACCGTCCCTCCTACTGCTGACACGTACAGCAACTGGGCAGCCAACAAGACCTTCGGCGTAGGCGACATTCTTG TCTTTAACTTCGTAACAAACAACCACGACGTAGCCAGAGTCAACAAGGCGAATTACGATTCCTGTAGTTCTGCTAGCCCCATTTCCCGCCAAACCACCGGTCCGGCGAATATTACCATCGGTGAGACTGGGGAGCATTACTATATCTGTACAGTCACCGGTCACTGTTCCGGCGGTCAGAAGTTGGCAATCAATGTCACAGCAGCTCTTTCTCCAGCTCCTCAGCCTAGCGCTCCTTCACCGGCCACTCCTCCTTCCACCGCCACCCCACCATCCACCGCCACTCCTCCTTCCACCGCCACCCCACCATCCACCGCCACCCCACCATCCACCGCCACCCCACCATCCACAGCCACCCCACCATCCACCGCCACTCCTCCTTCCACCGCCACACCTCCGTCGACCGCCACCCCACCATCCTCCAGCACCAGTCCTCCATCGCCCACCATTGCTACACCTCCAAGCTCAGGCACCCCTCCTTCAACGCCGTCTCCTACAACATCTCCCCCTCCACCTTCAGGCGCTACATCCCTGGGTGTTACAGGCTTCTGCGCCACCTCCTTGTCGATTGTCATAGCCTTGTTGTTCTAG